Proteins encoded together in one Hevea brasiliensis isolate MT/VB/25A 57/8 chromosome 16, ASM3005281v1, whole genome shotgun sequence window:
- the LOC110656200 gene encoding dirigent protein-like encodes MVAKRFFLALFFVLLLLSKSYALSYRKNRARKPCKRLIFYFHDIIYNGKNTKNATSAIVGAPAWANKTILAGQSHFGDLVVFDDPITLDNNLHSTPVGRAQGIYVYDKKEIFTAWLGFSFVFNSTEHKGSINFAGADPLMNKTRDISVIGGTGDFFMARGVATLMTDAFEGEVYFRLRVDVNLYECWV; translated from the coding sequence ATGGTGGCTAAGAGGTTCTTTTTAGCTCTTTTCTTTGTCTTGTTATTACTCTCAAAATCCTATGCTTTATCCTATCGAAAAAATAGAGCTCGAAAACCATGCAAAAGATTGATCTTTTATTTCCATGACATTATTTACAATGGCAAGAACACCAAAAATGCAACTTCTGCTATTGTAGGTGCACCAGCTTGGGCTAACAAGACCATCTTGGCTGGGCAGAGCCATTTTGGTGATTTGGTTGTGTTTGATGACCCCATTACTCTAGACAACAATCTGCACTCAACGCCAGTAGGCCGTGCACAAGGGATCTATGTATATGACAAAAAAGAAATTTTCACTGCTTGGCTAGGTTTCTCCTTTGTTTTCAACTCCACTGAGCATAAGGGAAGCATTAACTTTGCTGGGGCTGATCCACTGATGAACAAGACTAGAGATATTTCAGTAATTGGTGGTACAGGAGATTTCTTTATGGCTAGAGGAGTAGCCACATTGATGACTGATGCATTTGAGGGTGAAGTTTATTTCAGGCTTCGTGTTGATGTTAACTTGTATGAGTGTTGGGTGTAA